From Daphnia magna isolate NIES linkage group LG2, ASM2063170v1.1, whole genome shotgun sequence:
GGAAGGAGAGGAAGAATTGACTCGGTTAAATAGCAGTAAAGAGAAACTTCGAAGCCTAGAGCTATGTTCGTTCGTCTGAAGACAGGTGGCGTTGAACCTAACCTGCCAACAAGCCTTAATGCACGTGAATAAAACCTGGGGGGCGGgggaatgaaagaaaaaaaaaatcaatggcATTAACTTCACTAACGAAGTCGATTGGCTAAGAAAAACGAATCGGGCACAGTACAGGTTTCAGACGACGAGAGGGGAGATCGATTCCGAAAGTGAAACGACTAAAACataattcaatttaaatatcTGAAATCCAACGACTGTATCTACCCTAACCAGACGGAACGCCGATCAACGTTGGAATGAGAGGAAGTCATGAACTATCGACGACAACGACGAATGTCTTTCGCCATAAATTATGCTTTACTGGCGCTATATGATCTGGCTCGGCAACAGCAAGATCAAGGACATACAGTCAAGATCAAACATAAAGAGCAATGACACATGTCAGTACTTTCAATTCAatccaaagaagaaaaaaaagggtcagCATTTGTCTAGAGCAACATCAGCTGTTTGATATCCTGAAAGAATTATCTAGACAGGCGAGTTAATTCGATTAAGATGTATGACAATGAAGAGAGGAAAATAATATAGTTGCATAAAGTCAACTTCTTTTTactctttttgtttgaatcAATCACGGTCCCTAGAGCAGAGAAACCGAAATAGCTCGAGCTTGAGTCCTATGTGTAGAGCTGGTGCATTATTGGCTCATATGACGTTGCTCCTGAGATAGGTCCTACAAGTAAAAGAATTTTACCTCCTACCCATTCTATTTCCGACCTCCATCAAATATGGTATATTCTCAAGTAGCAATCTCAAGAAATTAAAACAAGTCAAACActagagaaaagaaatgacagTAGCCCTCCAGGAAGCAGGGTTATACTGATTATTTATCAAGGTTAAAGATAAAGTCCAAATGTGTGGAATCAGGAATCGACTTTCGCAGGCATCGACACAAACACGTAACCACTATTCGGTATGATAAAGGGTAATTCGAGATACACTCACCCTGTTCGTTGGAAAACAGAGCCATTTTGTTGAAACCCACACTCTGTACTGCACTCATAACACTGTGACACGGAAGAGGAGATTAGACAACGagattattttaaaaaatgctttCGTAGCCTCACAAGAGATCAAATATGATGACCGGACACGACTGGGTGTCTCCGTCTTCCAAACGATCCTGCTCAAATCCCGAACTCGAATCGACGAGAGTACAGCAGGAACAATAATACTCGCTAGGTGCTCGCTATGTGTTTCAACGGCTACTTTTGGCGCTAGCATCGAGCCTCCCCATCGCGACTCTTTTGGCGCTAGTGTCGCACGTCGATAAAGCCCCAATGCGGCGCgcgcgggaaaaaaaaacgctcaGTCAGGGACGGGATAGGATTGGACAGGACAAGgcagaaaaacacaaaagaaaagaggaagagacatgcaaaaaagaataacacGCCCTCTTTCACTCGTTTTTTCGTACTACTCATTGCTCACGCACTGATGACACCGGGCGGGGTGCGATTTCACTCTAGCGCGGTTTTTCCTACTCCCAATATTTCGCGAGCGAATAACTTTTCTAAATAGAGCAGTTATTACTACACCTGATCTCTCTTTTGCGGGGGAGGGGGACACTGGTTATGGCAGTAGGCATGTAGTTACACCACAAAAATTCAGCGGAAATAGAAACTACTTTCCAAGCTCTTGTACACACAGATGGTGAGAAAGTACAGCCAGGTTGTTCATCTCTATTTGCCCACCATTTCGCAATAGAAAACCATtgcagcaaaaacaaaaaaaaaaacgagaaaaaacgTAACGGGAAAAGAAAGACGTTCTGCAAAACACCCTATGGCCGGACTGCTGGATATGGCCCAACTGCTGGGAAAGATACAGACCGCGTAGAATTCCGCTAACCACCCCCCGGCCCCCGCAATAACTTTTACAGTCCTCATTTTTCGTCTATACAGTGATCAGAAAGGATGAGGGGGATAGCGAAAAGACATTTGCCAATATTTGAATGGAACACATATACAATGTCTCGTCTCTTGGCATACAACTTTCAATTACCCCGTCTTTGTGCTTCGTTTCACCAATTGTTAATAACCATCAATAGCTAGCATTAAAGTGGATATAAACTCATAAGGCTTACCATAAGTATTAAGGCGCGAGAGATCAAACCATCGACCTGTGGGAAGTCCAAAAAGCCATGCATCGTGCgtaataatttgaataaagaGATGGCGAGTGTGTTAAAAGCATTTGTTTCCTGTTGGCACTcctagaaaaataaatgaatggGGCACTTACCGAGAAAGCTACGCCCTTCTGACTTCATGCTTTTGACGGAACGTGTTTTGAGGGGCTCGGCTGCGGTTGGAGTAGGTTCGGCAGAAGAATCACGCTCGGCGAAAGATGCTGGTTCAGGGTGATGAGACTTAGATTCTGGTTGACTAGTAGGTGAAGTAGAAACCAAGTTTTCCTCAGTAGGGACTGATTCGAGCGACTTATTAGAAATTTTCTCCTGCTTGGGTTCCTCAATGGGGGCTTCCGATGACGAGCTCTGACTTTGAGACGGTGTGGAAATTTCTTCCTGTTTATGAGGAACTGCTTCGGGCGAAGCTTCCTGTGGTTTCCGGTGACTGACTTCTTGTTCTGGTTCtacaacttcttcttcttcaacatCTTCATGAGAATATTCTTCTTGTTTAACATCAGGGTGCAACTGTTCTGCTTCATGAATGGCTTTATCTTGGAAATGTGCTGGTGAAAACTTCATTGATGAATCAGAATCATTTTTCTGATTCTCAGATGGAATTTCTGgaagtttcttttcaaagtcaaaatCATCCTCCTTATCTTCGGGCAAAATTTCATCTTGTTTCAGGCTAAAATCTTCACGTGGAATGTTTCCATTTTGTGCACCAGACTGCTCATCCTGATCAAGTCGGCTTGGAATGTGAGCTTCGTGGTCATCACGGTCAGAATCTGGATTTGTTTCTTCTCTAGTGTGGCTCTTATTTTTCACATCTTCTTCATGCAGGCTTTGTTCATTTTCAGTTGGGAATTTACCAGAAGGATTGCTAGTTTCATATTGATCCATGGTGGCTACCtgttcttgttcttgttgcCTATTTAAAAGGACGGAATTTCACGACGTGACTGTAATATATTTAAAACCTGGGaaacagaaggaaaaaagaaattattctCGATTGCCAATAAAAGGGATGACGATTGAATTACGTCTTCACTTGGAAAGTACCACGATTCAACTGAAGAGAATGTAGCCTACAAACCGAACGCAAGTAAAAGAattcgaaaaataaaatagaaagcTCACTGTTTGGTTGAGACGAGCGCCTGTCTGTGTCTCGTGAAACGTCAAACCGGCGTGACCAAAAAGAAGTGTGTGCGTTATGGTAGGTATGACTGCGTTCGCTGTTGAGGAATACTCAGGGAGGGACTCGACTCGACTGTTCGGAAGGCAAAAACGAAGAGCAGAGgaaagtttaaaaaagaactACTAAACAGCAGACCATTGACGGAACGTCATGAGATCGATAATATTAAGCCCAGCCCCTTTCGCCTTTTGGTTACGAAACCACAATGTTATACTTATatcaactgaaaaaatatttttctttgtttgacTTTTGTTGTAGGGATATCTAAGATtaacagaaattttttttactaaaaccCAGACGGGGACGAAATGGTTGAGTCATCATTTATTGTGTTGGATACTCGGATTTCGACTTGACGCAGGCGCAGCCCTGCCATATCGGCCATTTCGTTGCCTAATAGGCCAGGAGCCAGCCggctttcctctttttctttaaaagttTCACGTAACTCGTAAGGTGGAGTCGTCATCGCTGGGCCTTCTCACACAGCAGACAGTGCAGTTGGTGAGGACAGGGCGTTgtactttttttaatttttttttgaaatttcctcCCTCCAATTAGTGTTTATATCTAGTGAAGTTTATTAATATTCGATAATGGCGATCACCAGTACGTGCAATTGCAAACTGGCACCCGGACAAAATGGAAAATCGAAGCATGCCTATTGCTCAACCGAGAGTCATTTTACTGATAAGGTAATGACGTATTTCTTTACTATTGCTTGAAGTACAGGTGTCCTGGTTTTTTAGACGGGGAAAAGTCCCATTCGATTGTTCTAGATTGTGCTAGATTCTATTATGTTATGTTTGTGTGTTTACTATTAATGGTTCTtgtaattttattgttttcttttatgcaGCAAACATTCCAAGAGGGTTATGAAGGTATTGGGAAACCCCGCAACAGAAATGGTATAGAATCTTTTGAAGAAGTCCCTATGTCAGTCGCCTTACTGACTTACATGGGATGGGGAATTGTTATCCTGATTGGATATGTGAAAGAATTTCTATTGAGTTTTGTCCCTAGTCAAAATCCAGAAAAGAACCGTGAGGTATAACCATTCGGCAAATAACTGTTTTAAAAGCTTGTGTAACACTTTCTTTATTAGGGCTATGCACCACTTTATTCAAGTTTTGAATCATTCTATACACGAAACGTCTACCGTCCTATTCGTGATTGCTGGAATAGACCGATTTGCTCCGTACCAGGAGCGGAGCTTGTGCTTAAAGATCGTGTGACTCATGATAATGGGTGGACATTCAGGTAAGCATGTTATGTCGTGCTGTAAAAATGCCGAAATATTCACGCATATTCCATCTTGTCATAAAATGTTACAGCTTCACAAACACATTCACCAAATGTCTTAATATGGGGTCTTACAACTATCTGGGATTTGCTGAATGTGAAGGCCCTTGCGCAACTGCTGCTCAAAAAACTACCTACGGCTTGGGTTTAGGAGTTTGCAGCCCAAGACAGGAGCTTGGTATTAGTTCCACTTAACTGATTGGGTAGATATATAGATCAGCTATATATTCATACTTATCCTCTTTATAGGAACCATGGCTATTCATAAAGAGTTGGAAACGCTAGTAGCGAGATTCGTGGGAGCTGAAGATGCTATAACTTTTGGAATGGGTTTTGCCACTAATGCCCTCAATCTACCAAGTCTAGTTTCCAAAGGTTGCCTTGTTATCAGTGACGAAAACAACCACGCTTCACTCATTCTTGGCCTTCGATTATCTGGAGCCACCATTCGTGTGTTTAAACACAACAGTAAGTTTAGAAATAATGTAAGGACAGTTAGAATGgcaaatttatttctttataaACTCTTAGATATGAAGAGTTTAGAAGCAAAACTCCGCGAAGCAGTGGTTCAAGGACAACCTCGCACTTACAGGCCATggcgtaaaattttgattgttgTCGAAGGCGTTTATTCAATGGAAGGTTCTATCGTCAATCTCCCAGAGATAAtcgctttgaaaaaaaagtacaagGTATGATTTGAGCTATTGAAATAGGGTTGCGGGTATATAAATGAGCTTGGCTTTGGTCCCAGGCTTATCTGTATTTGGACGAGGCTCACAGCATCGGAGCGCTTGGTCCTCGTGGACGTGGTGCTGTAGATTATTTTGGATGTGACCCGAAAGACGTTGATATATTGATGGGCACGTTCACCAAAAGCTTTGGCTCAGCTGGGGGTTACATTGCTGGATCAAAGGTTAGATGCAAAATTACACGGGGTTTCACAGCTTGTCACTAAAATAACTTATTTCCTTAACGCAGAAACTGATTAATCATCTTAGAATTAACAGCCACGCAAATTGCTATGCTACTGCGATGTCACCGCCAGTCGCACAACAAATTATCTCATCAATGTGCATCATAATGGGGGAAGACGGGACCGACGAAGGCAAGTATTTCTTAaccatcttttattttccgtTATATTACGGTACCATTTGGAATTTGTAGGCCAACGACGCTTGGTACAGCTATCTCGGAACAGTCGTTATTTCCGCCAAAAACTACGCCAATTGGGTTTAATCGTCTATGGTAATGATGACTCACCCGTCGTCCCCGTCTTACTTTTCATGCCAGCTAAAATTgcgtaagttttttttttttctttttcctatgTTAAATCTTTTGATTGCATTGGCTTATCTCTAATTGTTCGCCAAAGTGCCACATCCCGAGAACTTATCAAACGCGGCGTAGCCTCTGTTAGCGTAGGCTTTCCTGCCACTAGGATCACCGAAAGCCGTTCCCGGTTCTGTATCTCTGCCTCACACACTAAAGAAATGCTAGACAAGGTACATATACCCTCAGAATTTGCTAGTGTATGATTGCTTGTTTTCAATCAAGCGGTCCAATTTAACAGGCTATTGAAGCTATGGACGAAGTGGGTGATCTATTACGCCTTAAGTATTCCCGCTTACCACGCCCCATCGGACCTGTAATTTACGGCGAAGATAAAAAACCTCAACAGGACCAAGTCGATTAGTTGAAACAAATTTCTTAAaacagaagcaaaaaaaaatcacccCTGCCGTCAGGAAGAGAAATCTTTCAAGTCCGTTTATtgtattcttcatttttcttcagtTACTGTattgttattttcattcttcgtctttttatatgtaaatttattaaaatagCATATTGTTGATGTCATTCTTCTACGCGGATGACCTTTCGATCAACGAAAACCATTGCAACACAATCAAATACAGAACACAATCCAAGTAGTAACTATTGACCTCAGCAAGGCATCCAGTAAAGTTGCAATATTGTATGTGCGTGAGGTCAAATTAATTTGTGTTGCATTATTTCTGTTGAATAATGTTTCTCTGCGTCTTATCTCTTACCCTTTCCTGCCTTGTTGTTGCGCCTATGGTTCGTTGACACAACAAATTACTaccaacaaagaagaaaattacttGTGTGAACTAATTTATTAGGTATTTGTATCATCATTGGTCCGTTATCAATATCCTTATCCGTTcaagtcacacacacacatagtgCCTGCTTGTTACGCTTGCTTATGCGCCTCAAAATTTATGTTTTCATAAATTCTTACCAAAATACACAATTACCATCGTCAAATTCAAACGCCTTGAGCACGTtgttgaattttcttttgcatcTCTTCGCTCTGAAGTTGTTCCAAAGTTAATAAAGAAATTCCAAGCTGGTCCTCACGCGAGAAAGGTTGCGCCATTTGCCGAAGCCATCGCTTGCAAATCTAAAATAATATTCCTTTGAACACAAAACGTACTAGCTAATGTTTCTAACTAGTTGGAATGGAAATGACCTGCACACATTCTTCGGTTGATAAATTGCAGTTCGTATCCTTCAAATGTTCCTGAATCCATTTCGGTAATTTGCTGCGCTTGTCCGCTCGAGAGAAACGCTAGAAAGTCGAAATTTTATGAATAACATTGGATTGACCTAGATATATCCTGAAGGGGATATATACAGGATATACAACTTTCCGCATTGATCTTACTTTGTCGGCTAATATCATGATACCATAGTCCGTTTTACCACGCATGCACCGACCAAGGCATTGAGCGGCGTGACGCATAGCGTCGAAGGTCAAAAAATCGTTTTCCTTGATCTATCACAAAAAAGAGACAGAAACGGAAAAGCTTCACAAAGCCTTCGAGTCAGgagaaacaataaaaaaaagttttaccTGAAATTGATCCCTAAGGTATTCCAGACGTGCTCTTAGAATCCGTGATTGGGTGTAGACGTATGGAATCCCGAACATCAGCACAGCGCTGGAAAATGATTAGTAGAAAGTATTTgataaaaagaggaaaaagcgAACACGTTTCCAACATCTACACACCGTCCAAGATGATGATCAAAATCGATTCCTTCGGAAACTTTGCCTCTAGCAACGGAAAGCAATACGGCGCCTCGTCCATTATCACATGCCTTAAAGAACGCAGAGTAaacataacaatttaaaacGTGAAAGTTAGCAAAATCTGGTTCTCGATGTTCTAGGAAACCACAATACTTTGATGTAATTGATGAGAGCCAAGCTTGTTTCTGCTGCGTCTTGAGTTTCAATAAAGAGAAGCTTGTGTCTTTGTAACTGATCAATGATGCCTTGGTCATACCACGAAGACACAATTGTTTCCAGATAGAGGTAGCTGGTGAAGAAGCAGACAATACCATCAGGTACCGCAGCAGCTACTTCAACCAACAGGTTTCCATAGTTCCGGATAACAGCGGTATCTTCTCGGGTTTCGTAGCGAGACGACATAGCGACCTGATCGTTACCTTTAGATACGATCTAAATTTCAAGTGAAATCACTGTTAGTCAAAcatcacaaaagaaaatcaactaCCATTGGAAGAATGCATGGCCTTGCCAAAGTCATGGTAAATGAGGTCATAATGACAGGATGAAAATCAAGGATTTTCGGATACATATCGAGAGGAGAAAGAGTGCCTGAGGTAATGACGACAGTTTGGAAACGGTTGAAAACTGGTTTGA
This genomic window contains:
- the LOC116917259 gene encoding reticulon-3 isoform X2 — encoded protein: MDQYETSNPSGKFPTENEQSLHEEDVKNKSHTREETNPDSDRDDHEAHIPSRLDQDEQSGAQNGNIPREDFSLKQDEILPEDKEDDFDFEKKLPEIPSENQKNDSDSSMKFSPAHFQDKAIHEAEQLHPDVKQEEYSHEDVEEEEVVEPEQEVSHRKPQEASPEAVPHKQEEISTPSQSQSSSSEAPIEEPKQEKISNKSLESVPTEENLVSTSPTSQPESKSHHPEPASFAERDSSAEPTPTAAEPLKTRSVKSMKSEGRSFLVVDLVHWRDPRKSGIVLGAILAILLSLSVVSVVSVISYSALAVLSGTLSFRLYKNVLQAVQKTQDGHPFKEYLEQDVTVTTEKVHEVADLTAAKLNATLVELRRLFLVEDLVDSVKFALVLWALTYVGSMFNGLTLVILGVIGLFTFPKVYETHQEKIDQNVDLVKSKINEIVDKVQAVLPIGKKAKSQ
- the LOC116917248 gene encoding serine palmitoyltransferase 2, with translation MAITSTCNCKLAPGQNGKSKHAYCSTESHFTDKQTFQEGYEGIGKPRNRNGIESFEEVPMSVALLTYMGWGIVILIGYVKEFLLSFVPSQNPEKNREGYAPLYSSFESFYTRNVYRPIRDCWNRPICSVPGAELVLKDRVTHDNGWTFSFTNTFTKCLNMGSYNYLGFAECEGPCATAAQKTTYGLGLGVCSPRQELGTMAIHKELETLVARFVGAEDAITFGMGFATNALNLPSLVSKGCLVISDENNHASLILGLRLSGATIRVFKHNNMKSLEAKLREAVVQGQPRTYRPWRKILIVVEGVYSMEGSIVNLPEIIALKKKYKAYLYLDEAHSIGALGPRGRGAVDYFGCDPKDVDILMGTFTKSFGSAGGYIAGSKKLINHLRINSHANCYATAMSPPVAQQIISSMCIIMGEDGTDEGQRRLVQLSRNSRYFRQKLRQLGLIVYGNDDSPVVPVLLFMPAKIAATSRELIKRGVASVSVGFPATRITESRSRFCISASHTKEMLDKAIEAMDEVGDLLRLKYSRLPRPIGPVIYGEDKKPQQDQVD
- the LOC116917259 gene encoding reticulon-3 isoform X1, giving the protein MDQYETSNPSGKFPTENEQSLHEEDVKNKSHTREETNPDSDRDDHEAHIPSRLDQDEQSGAQNGNIPREDFSLKQDEILPEDKEDDFDFEKKLPEIPSENQKNDSDSSMKFSPAHFQDKAIHEAEQLHPDVKQEEYSHEDVEEEEVVEPEQEVSHRKPQEASPEAVPHKQEEISTPSQSQSSSSEAPIEEPKQEKISNKSLESVPTEENLVSTSPTSQPESKSHHPEPASFAERDSSAEPTPTAAEPLKTRSVKSMKSEGRSFLGRWFDLSRLNTYVVDLVHWRDPRKSGIVLGAILAILLSLSVVSVVSVISYSALAVLSGTLSFRLYKNVLQAVQKTQDGHPFKEYLEQDVTVTTEKVHEVADLTAAKLNATLVELRRLFLVEDLVDSVKFALVLWALTYVGSMFNGLTLVILGVIGLFTFPKVYETHQEKIDQNVDLVKSKINEIVDKVQAVLPIGKKAKSQ